In Tessaracoccus flavus, the following are encoded in one genomic region:
- a CDS encoding UDP-glucose dehydrogenase family protein, producing the protein MRISVIGCGYLGAVHAACMAELGHEVIGVDVDPAKIEYLRRGEAPFFEPGLPELLESAMATGRLRFEEAPALEELADVNVHFIAVGTPQKDDTGAADLTYVTSAVALLLEAIPEGSHPVVVGKSTVPVGTAEALAEILEARGITLVWNPEFLREGFAVQDTLSPDRIVYGVSNDPEHAQRGRAALDEVYASLLASGIPQIVTTYPTAELVKVAANSFLATKISFINAMAELCEATGGDVADLAEAIGHDDRIGKKFLRAGVGFGGGCLPKDIRAFMARAEELGVADAVAFLNEVDAINLRRRDRVVDLATKALDGDVTGRRITVLGAAFKPNSDDVRDSPALDVARRLADMGAAVTVTDPEALPTVRRVAPGLPLEPDTQVALEGADLVVLLTEWREYVDLDPASVRTLVARPVLIDGRNAIDPAHWREAGWTYTGLGRPAAP; encoded by the coding sequence ATGCGCATTTCAGTGATCGGTTGCGGTTACCTCGGCGCCGTGCACGCCGCCTGCATGGCCGAGCTCGGCCACGAGGTGATCGGCGTCGACGTCGACCCCGCCAAGATCGAGTACCTGCGTCGCGGCGAGGCCCCGTTCTTCGAGCCCGGCCTGCCCGAGCTGCTGGAGAGCGCGATGGCCACGGGCCGGCTGCGCTTCGAGGAGGCGCCCGCGCTCGAGGAACTCGCCGACGTCAACGTGCACTTCATCGCCGTCGGCACGCCCCAGAAGGACGACACCGGCGCCGCGGATCTCACTTACGTGACGTCGGCCGTCGCGCTGCTCCTGGAGGCGATCCCGGAGGGGTCGCACCCGGTGGTGGTCGGCAAGTCGACGGTCCCCGTCGGCACCGCGGAGGCGCTGGCCGAGATCCTCGAGGCGCGCGGCATCACGCTCGTCTGGAACCCCGAGTTCCTCCGCGAGGGGTTCGCGGTGCAGGACACGCTCAGCCCGGACCGCATCGTCTACGGCGTCTCCAACGATCCCGAGCACGCGCAGCGCGGCCGCGCGGCCCTCGACGAGGTGTACGCGAGCCTGCTGGCGTCGGGCATCCCGCAGATCGTCACGACCTACCCGACCGCCGAACTCGTCAAGGTGGCGGCCAACTCCTTCCTGGCCACCAAGATCTCGTTCATCAACGCGATGGCCGAGCTGTGTGAGGCGACCGGCGGCGACGTCGCGGACCTCGCGGAGGCCATCGGCCACGACGACCGGATCGGCAAGAAGTTCCTGCGCGCTGGCGTCGGCTTCGGCGGTGGCTGCCTGCCGAAGGACATTCGCGCGTTCATGGCGCGCGCGGAGGAGCTCGGTGTCGCGGACGCTGTGGCGTTCCTCAACGAGGTGGACGCGATCAACCTGCGTCGTCGCGACCGGGTCGTCGACCTGGCCACCAAGGCGCTCGACGGCGACGTCACCGGCCGCCGGATCACCGTGCTCGGTGCCGCGTTCAAGCCCAACAGCGACGACGTGCGTGACTCGCCCGCCCTGGACGTGGCGCGCCGCCTGGCCGACATGGGCGCCGCGGTCACGGTGACCGACCCGGAGGCGCTGCCGACCGTGCGTCGCGTCGCGCCCGGGCTGCCGCTGGAGCCCGACACCCAGGTCGCGCTCGAGGGCGCGGACCTCGTCGTCCTGCTGACCGAGTGGCGCGAGTACGTGGACCTGGATCCGGCCTCGGTGCGGACCCTTGTGGCGCGCCCGGTGCTCATCGACGGCCGCAACGCGATCGACCCCGCCCATTGGCGCGAGGCAGGCTGGACCTACACCGGCCTCGGCCGCCCCGCTGCTCCCTGA